In Pyrus communis chromosome 1, drPyrComm1.1, whole genome shotgun sequence, the following are encoded in one genomic region:
- the LOC137748023 gene encoding uncharacterized protein, which yields MDQVDILTDVMGRITAVKPLEDRMIGNERTEKICEVKLQNIRKEDVNLTLWGDTAKTFDFEALEHLPPPVLGVFTSLKVRQFRGNIVLNNSISTMIFINPDIPEATPYKAIFVGLVHSVKMLSTSARQLMGPEHLENTEKMSVQDLNILDPDLYKSTSVLCRAAVTRFDTHAGWWYKACPCCYKQLKKDENNDMLICVKHDVQTPLPW from the exons ATGGATCAAGTTGATATTCTCACAG ATGTTATGGGACGCATTACTGCAGTAAAGCCTTTGGAGGACAGAATGATCGGCAATGAGAGAACGGAGAAAATATGCGAGGTTAAGTTGCAAAATATCAG GAAAGAAGATGTTAACCTAACATTGTGGGGTGACACTGCAAAGACCTTTGATTTCGAAGCTTTGGAACACTTGCCACCACCAGTTTTGGGTGTTTTTACAAGCCTTAAAGTTAGACAATTCAGAG GAAACATCGTGCTGAACAACAGTATTTCCACAATGATTTTCATCAATCCAGACATTCCCGAGGCAACACCTTACAAAGCAAT CTTTGTTGGTCTGGTTCATTCTGTAAAAATGTTGTCAACATCAGCAAGGCAACTCATGGGACCAGAACATTTAGAAAACACTGAAAAAATGTCTGTTCAAGATCTGAATATTTTGGATCCAGATTTGTACAAG AGCACTTCAGTCTTATGTAGAGCAGCTGTTACACGTTTTGACACGCATGCTGGATGGTGGTACAAAGCATGTCCATGCTGCtacaaacaactcaaaaaagatgaaaataatGATATGCTAATTTGTGTAAAGCACGATGTTCAAACTCCCCTTCCCTGGTAA